gcaatctgggttatatgaagcgacggaaacactttttgtaagcgaagtaAACAAaaacgcatccttgtggcgcggatgacacagcaGAGCAtccgcagcatacggtgatatggagagacacagaggagaccgctgaccaaggaattgttgaataaagtcattatttttattttcttcgcttacaaaaagtgttcctgtcgcttcatataacccagattgcacgtctgatggaagatggagtattctgacgacgactttcataccttttctggaccttgacactgttatttatttggcagtctatgggacagtcacaggcctcccggttttcatccaaaatatcttaaattgtgtcccgaagatgaacagagcttttacgggtttggaacgacatgggggtaagtgattaatgacaaaattttcattttggggtggagtatccctttaaattacagtttaaaaaagagGTGGTGTGCACTGCCCTCTACTGGTGTGGCTGACTCTCTGTGCTCTGTGTGCTGCAGGCTGAAGCAGTTCCCGAGGTTAAGAAGGTCGAGGAGGAGATGCAGCGCAGGGCGCTGAAGTACAGTCTACCGGGCGAGCCCTATGGTTTCTGTGATGTCACTGATGTTCCCAAAGGCAAACTGTCACTTGTGGAAGCTTTAACTGCCCTGAACAATCACAAACGCCTGCCTAAAACATGGACTCCAGAGAAGCTGGCACAGGAGTACTCTCTGGACCCAAAAGATGCCAAAGCACTGACAGAATTCTTTTTCCCCTTTGACATCAAAATCATTCCACCAAAAGCAGAGGAGACTAAACAGATTAAGGATTCTTAGCACATATGAGCCACTGTCGCATACAGACTCGAGCCGTCTCTGAAACACGCACAGAATCTAACTATCTATACATGTTTTGACATGTTGCTTGTAGtgtgtttgtattgtttgtttttgaaataaagtcataattatttattaatttgttgtcTCATTTAAAGCATGGCATATGTATAGTAGTAGCTAATAACTAAGATAAGGTAATGTAAACATTACTGGACTGTAAATCTTATGTCAGCCAGATCAATTTCTAGTGTAAAACATAAGTACggtttataattttcatttaatatgaagAAACTGTCTCAGAAATGCTGCATCGTGTTCATATGATCACTGCAGTTTGCATCTGTTTCACTGACAATAAATCAGTTGCCCCATGCATTGGTCATTTTGATCCAGTGTACTGAATATGACGTAATTTTTATAGTTACTCTGCCATTTTGTTCTTGAATATTTCTCATCAATACTTTGCACTCCCAGTTGTTATCATCAGTGTGAtgagtttgaatttattttgtgatttgctgatttttgtggtttactattaattgtataattatgagaaacaatattcatatttattttcagatgCATCATGCATTAGTTTGATAGGGGAGACGTGGGCcaattgtagatttttttttctttttcttgtgatATATGGAGATGAAAACATAATTTGCAGTCTGTCCCGGATTTACACGCTTGAACCGGCAGATGTCCTCACCGTGCGTAGTTCGAGTGAACCAGAAGACCTAATTAATCTTATCACTATATCAAAACTTTACCGTTTTCtttctgttgtttatttaattctgttttatatttcaaactCACTGCTGACCGCAGTGCTACCGCGGTCACTTGATCCCGCAACCAAACCCAGCTGCATCGACATCGGTGATTGGCCGCAGTGAAAACTCCAGCTGGCGACTCCTGCGTTTTCATTGGTTAACGGTGTGTAACTCAAATCCGGCGCTGAAATGTAATTGGTCTACTTTGAGAGAGGCGGTACTCGGTGAATGCGGACAGCACGAGCGACACGGTGTGTTTGGGATGCATTTGCGAAATGAGAAGCGGGTACAAAATGTATCATGCATTCCTCTCCGTTTAAAATGAGCGTTCGCACTCGACAAAACTGCTATATTTTAAGTCTGTTAAgctcagggatttttttttctttttagattattacGAGGTTGAACATCTGTTTTGCAACTGGAGTCTCCGGATTGATTTACATCCCcaaaacatttgcattattattatttttttttaatgtttctgacaCGTTTAGCTAGTGTTTTTCAACCGAAACCGTGTCAGCCTGGTTTTATACAATTACTCAAAGAAATATATCTCACGGATGGACGCATGTTTTAGGTAAGGTAGAAATGTGGGCTGTCGGCGCTTCAAACATCTGGCGAGAGAAGGATGTGCATCTGAATCTAAGCGTATGATGATGTGACTGAGGCAGCATcgtatatatttcaaaaaagccACAGAGGAGAATCAAGGTAAAACCCCagcttatttaattaattgtgttaaGAAAGCAATACATAAGATAAATATCATTGTGATGTTCTCTGCACTTTCCTCCATTTTAAATCAGTTGATCCACTTTCAAGGTGATTCTTCCAGATCTGTTCGGTTTTGAGGgatatctataaataaaataaaattttaatttattaattaaaaataaatatttcataaataaattattgcagGGAAGATTTTCACTGGATAAATAAGATATCCGTGCAACAAACTCAACTCTTAAGATTTGTAATAATCTTATATCTTTTTTTCTCCCGTGTTCTGTAACCTGTTCATCTGAGATGTAAGGCTTTGGTCCATAAGTATCTGGAATTCAATGAGCTTTATCATTTAGTATCTTCTTCTAGCCTGGTCCTTTT
The sequence above is drawn from the Cyprinus carpio isolate SPL01 chromosome B20, ASM1834038v1, whole genome shotgun sequence genome and encodes:
- the ndufaf4 gene encoding NADH dehydrogenase [ubiquinone] 1 alpha subcomplex assembly factor 4 isoform X1, coding for MGSRVTRLIRNFNLENRAHREISKTKPKAAPRHPASSSSLQEDIAEEIHQKNDPLLSMLKDVYVESKDPDPQAEAVPEVKKVEEEMQRRALKYSLPGEPYGFCDVTDVPKGKLSLVEALTALNNHKRLPKTWTPEKLAQEYSLDPKDAKALTEFFFPFDIKIIPPKAEETKQIKDS
- the ndufaf4 gene encoding NADH dehydrogenase [ubiquinone] 1 alpha subcomplex assembly factor 4 isoform X2, whose protein sequence is MGSRVTRLIRNFNLENRAHREISKTKPKAAPRHPASSSSLQEDIAEIHQKNDPLLSMLKDVYVESKDPDPQAEAVPEVKKVEEEMQRRALKYSLPGEPYGFCDVTDVPKGKLSLVEALTALNNHKRLPKTWTPEKLAQEYSLDPKDAKALTEFFFPFDIKIIPPKAEETKQIKDS